tttataacttcaagttagtaataagcaatggattaagtgacccatttttatttggaattttttattccaccctgtataacttcaaggtcaccctgtacaatgagttgaaatgtgtatatttaaattgcttttgccttcagctttcaaaaatgtatacttttgctagtttagggttgataagtgtggagatattctaatttgaaacttgattggtgtaaaaattcataatatttgtgatgtaacgctaagggtggcgagttcaaaacacatggccatcaatagtgtcaaaatggtccaccaagtggcttcaattaggtcttcattttgcaagagTTTCTCACTCCTGAGGGGGACCCATCAGAGtgatcagacaccccctgcgtcgcgcaaccGTGACGCGATGACCGCTTCACGGCCATATGGTTCATCGCCCTCTACAAATCTCATGTATTTTGTgccccccatattttttactcTCTGGATCTGCggctgaaaatgtttaaaaaaattttctgTCAGCCTCCCCTtaccactttttagattcttaggGGAACTGGGCAAAAAATGTGGTCAACAATTAACAACTttcgtcggcaaaaaatatttctgttggtacgaaaacctggctacgccactgacaagaCAATTGATATATCCAACatcagcaggcccgtacgcagggggggtgcggggggtgcgaccgcacctccccaaatttgcaaaagtatacaaaaagtcccaaattttGAGAATTTATGAAGAGCGAgccaaaaaaaacaggtttttacgcatttttggtcaaaaaaggtccaaatttggggaagaaagtccacatttcacaaaatcgcccccttgggaaaaaagtccactttttcaaaatcagcacccccaaaaaaaaaatcctgcgacGGGCCTGAACATCAGTGACAGTATGGATCTCCAGAAGGACCTCGACCATCTTCACTTGGGTGGACTTTCTTTAATTGGCAAATGTGTTTCACAGACAATTGTCATCTGATGAGGTTACCTGTCGCTGTAACTCACCAATGCTTATTGTTTCTATTTTGACAATCTTTTTCAGAGGAGGTACGAGGCAAATCTGTTGTAATAACTGGAGCCAGTACTGGAATAGGAGAGCAACTAGCATACCATTATTCACAACTTGGGGCTAAGGTGCTCATCACAGCAAGGAGAGAGCATGTTCTTCAAAAGGTTTGTACAAAactgtctttttaatatattgcAGTTATCAGGCATGGGTTGGGGGTTCAATCGATCGATAAGTCTATCTTATCTATCTGGGTGTTATTAATGTGCAATTAATAACACCCAGCCCAACTTACCATTCAATGGGAGCAAGATGCTGTTGATCTTCGCTGAGAGTGcaagtgctggtaacctctcctctcctgggttatcaCGTTTTTTCATGTGCGGTCACATCACCAATTGTGTTTTGTATGatatcttattttgtattttactttgtACATTTCATAATACTTGCTACTTATAttgattttaagaacatttgcctaaacttaattgctttctatattatcatgttattgtaatattattgtattttgtgtataattatcatGTTGTATTATATGTAAGTTTAAGTTATATTTGGTAGTTTATAAGGTTTTGCATTTTctctgtaaagcgccttgaggcttttctgcatagggcgctatattaaatctttgtttattattattattatctcctATCCACAATGACACGATAGTTAAGTGTAAGAGATAGAGCATTGAAGTTGCTATCACTAATTCATTCTCTCAATCTCTGCcaattttcaaacacattttaaaaaacaattctttgtgaagtttaatgttattgaaatttatttcgaTGATTTAATCTTCAGAGAGCAAAGTAACCATACTAACAATTCTTCCACAAACAAACTTGTCCCATTGGCACTGTACAACTCTAAGAATAAAGGAGCTGTGGTAGCTGTGTGGCACCATTTACATGTGAATTATATTATGCCAAACAACCACAGAAGCTAGCCAGATCAACCAGCATAAATAGCGCCCCTCATTAAAATGACATCACATGACATTCCATACACCTCTGCATTGGCTCACtgcatacaaaattttcaaaactgaagACATGCAAGTTTCATTCTTCTAGaactcgagttaaaaattaaactgGGGGTCCAGGTATTTTGAATCTAGTAGATGAAAGTTTATTGTAAATACCTGTGTGTGAATTTGTGCTGCCCAGTCCCATCTTCATGTTGCCCGGAAGCAATATGCGCAAGGATTTCCCCCCTAAATTTTCAGATCCCATGCATGTGATTGGCCAGTTCTGTTTATGTGATGAGTGCATGCATTCAGTGccaagctaatttgcatatcttatAGTTGTGTTAGTAGTTTGTATGTGTCTTCGACTTgtcatttgatcaacttttatcAGGTGCTATACCGGTCGTGATCGGCGTTGTTTACTTCCGAAtctccattgctttacatggtgtcatgcttcactgaTTCTGATGCGATTTGAGATAGCTCCACATCCACATGTTCTATCCTCATAGCCATCATCGGTTATCAGTGGCCTGGATTGCGGATAGATTTCCCAATCAAGTCGGGGGAGGTACCGGTACTTTGTATGTGTTAGGCTGCCGACTTTCAAAATGAAGGATTTCTGTGATGCAAAGATTTACAGAAATGGGGGGATTCGGGAGAGGTATGGACTTTTGGACCTTAATGGAATggtgtcattgggtgagaacatgattttcacacaaaaaaaaaaaagcaagatttTTGGATAAGAATCAAACAGATATCCAGAAGTATTAAATTGTGGCATGCAGTTTTTGCAATGTAAATTGCTTCTTTGCTTCTGATAATGGGAATTTAACTTGATGCAACAGTTTCCATATGTGTTAATTCTAGGTTGTTGCGAAGTGTAAGGAACTTGGAGCCCAAGATGCACATTACATTCCTTTAGACATGGGCAAGCTAGAAGATACCAAGCGGCTTATAGATGCAGCAAAAACCAAGCTAGGCGGAATAGACCATCTCATTCTAAACCATATCACAAATAACTATATGGCTCTGTGGAAAGGGGACATGGAAAAGCTACAACGTGTAATGGATATCAACTTCCGTGCCTATGTGAGTCTAGCAACTTACGCAACCCCTATGCTGAATGAGAGCAATGGACGTATAGCAGTAGTGTCATCATTTGCAGGTAATATTAAAATGCTATTAAATTtacctgaatttatactcgatagCTCAAAATTGAATGATGTGCAGAATTTTATAGTTACTAAGTGTTTTCAGAGTGTCAAGCCGATTGATTGATAATCATTGCTTTGCAAAAGATTTCGCTCCCAGGCAATGTTGCTTGCTCCATCAACTGCATCATTGATTTCTGTGCCGCTAACTaaacatgaatatttatgagtatTCATCTAATCATATAAAAGATAAAGTTGCTCACAATGtttatcatatgtgaccgtacaccacgaatgagccgtaaatgtcctcaattgtattctgagttacagtgtaaaatgggcatgaaggtcgtattcataggtacctcaatttggtgctacgtgtacctcatttaatgagatacacatagcaccaaattgaaatacctatgaatatgaccttcatgcccattttacactgtaactcagaatacaatagaGGAcattttacggctcattcgtggtgtacggtcacatatttgttAGCTGTATTTACCATAAACTGGAGCAAGACTCTTGGGTGGCGTGGTTCGTCTTTCTTGCCCGATTAGAAACCTGAGTAGATGGTATAAGTAACCAAAGAAAAAAAACAGGTGGCTGCAGAAAATCACAGCAGATTGTATGCAGAATCTTGAACAAGATTACTGTAGATGAGGAAAAGATTGTATGGAGAGTCTTGAACAATGTTACTGTAGACTAGGACAAGATTGTATGCAGAGTCTTGAACAAGATTACTGTAGACTAGGACAAGATTGTATGCAGAGTCTTGAACAAGATTGCTATAGACTAGGAAAAGATTGTATGCAGAGTCTTGAACAAGATTACTGTAGACTAGGACAAGATTGTATGCAGTCTTGAACAAGATTACTGTAGACTAGGAGAATGTGCATTCTCAGGATTTGAAATAAGTCCAAATTTCTAGGGGCTATTTTGGGCCTTCATGTTAAAATTTTGTGAGGGCTTGAACAAATTTATTTGGGCCCGAATGGAAAGTTGAAGTCCCTTGGTCAACTATTGGTTGATGTTTGTTTGTGCTTTTTTGTAGGTAAAGTGGCTACGCCATTTGCAGCACTCTACAGTGCCTCCAAGTTTGCCTTAGATGGATTCTTCAGTGCCTTACGTCAAGAATTTGTTATGCAAAACATGGATATATCTGTGACTCTATGTATTATAGGTAAGAGTTTTAAATATTCAGGAACATACTTGATTCAATATCCAAATAGCCAAGAGGGTTATTCAGAAAGTTGttgaaaattttgatgatttgacaTGGATTTTGCCCACAATGGCCAGTAACTGGAAACATGTGTGAATGCAAGACCATGTAATATGTAATCCAGTCCAGTGTTAAATGTGTGATTGATAGCCTGTATACTGCGCACAAATGTATCccaacacttaaaacaaaagccatttcttaaagacactaaaactaaattacaaaccaaacaaagtaattgatatatttttgttcTGCATACTTTGATACCTTATTAGGTAATATGAAACtttattccactaagctatacGCATTTGAATCACAACAGGTAgactttcaaaagtgacaaattgggaTATATTCCTCTTCAAACTTCAAAGTGATTTGCACTGTCTTTGTTAcagccagggtcttagctagctacccgtctggccgtcattttagacggccagtttgctcctgggacgggcaaaattaatgcctttgacagatgctatattataaattgtatgttttgtgaGAAGCTAATtgcctttttagtagacccaatttgtagaacaaggccatatcaacacatatttgaactctttgaacccccaatgggctatagatgtctggtaaatgttttttaaggtcaaattaggacaggcaattttaatcaaatgacgggcaaccctcaatttctagctaagaccctggttacAGCCGCATTACAGCCTGACAAATGAATGCTCACTCCACTGTGTTCAATATCTGCATGCTTTGAGGGAAAAGTCAATGTAAATTGTCACTTTTGAATTAagctcttttttattcaaattaccgTATTAAATTGGGGAAATAAAGTTGCATTGTACCGTATGAGGTatcaaaattatgcaaaacaaaattttccatctatcgactacttaataatgtaatataatttttatagtgtctttaagaaatggcttttgttttaaattttttgatattttttgtgtgcagtatattTTCTTCTGCCACCAGTTTGATTCCAGGGTTTAATTCTCTGTCTTGCACACAAAGTGTCTGCAAGTTTTAACATGTGCCGCTTTCGATTGTCTAAAAGATGATAACATTTCTAGTCTCTTGAGTTTGTTACCAAAAATAGGGCTCTCTGTTGCATAAAATGACTTTACAATTATTGGTCACTGATTGTCATTGCTCATAAATATTAAGTAGTCAATTAGCATATTTGAGCATTGTTTCAAGTCTTGCTTGTGGATGACATAGAAATATCTCAGCCAATCCAAAGGGTTTG
Above is a window of Amphiura filiformis chromosome 20, Afil_fr2py, whole genome shotgun sequence DNA encoding:
- the LOC140141929 gene encoding 11-beta-hydroxysteroid dehydrogenase 1-like isoform X2, which translates into the protein MAKLKIVLILLAVYIAYQYYDSFDPEEVRGKSVVITGASTGIGEQLAYHYSQLGAKVLITARREHVLQKVVAKCKELGAQDAHYIPLDMGKLEDTKRLIDAAKTKLGGIDHLILNHITNNYMALWKGDMEKLQRVMDINFRAYVSLATYATPMLNESNGRIAVVSSFAGKVATPFAALYSASKFALDGFFSALRQEFVMQNMDISVTLCIIGSVDTPNANKGDFTFQRGHEATPQDTALAIIKGVSCHQREIYYPSHEVRPLLVIAHWMPSLMEKIFRSAVITTEKST
- the LOC140141929 gene encoding hydroxysteroid 11-beta-dehydrogenase 1-like protein isoform X1, which gives rise to MAKLKIVLILLAVYIAYQYYDSFDPEEVRGKSVVITGASTGIGEQLAYHYSQLGAKVLITARREHVLQKVVAKCKELGAQDAHYIPLDMGKLEDTKRLIDAAKTKLGGIDHLILNHITNNYMALWKGDMEKLQRVMDINFRAYVSLATYATPMLNESNGRIAVVSSFAGKVATPFAALYSASKFALDGFFSALRQEFVMQNMDISVTLCIIGSIDTPNALEYSKTVYSGDLFYTTSADTASRIMKGATLREREVYFPWTMTRPTVMVRDLLPSVLEWMIKSSMKEDAVEKGRQ